The following DNA comes from Buteo buteo chromosome 7, bButBut1.hap1.1, whole genome shotgun sequence.
ACTTCCACCAATGACTGGCCTCCAGTGGGATTTCATACCACCGCTGGCAGCCCTGTGAGCCTAGCAGGTCGGCTGGGGCTTGGTCCTCACCATCCACTTACCCAGCCCCTACTTCACCAGCCTGTCTGCAAAGCTGGGACGGGAGGCCATGTCGAAAACCGTGCCAAAGTAAAGGTAAGCAGCATCCACCGCTGTCCCACCCTCTGCCGAGCCGGTCATCTCCTGGCAGAAGGCTGGCAGGTTAATTGAGCTCTTTTTCCCGTCATAAAACGATGACCACTCCtgatcaccttcttgtcctccCTGTACCTGGAGGCATTTTCCAGGAGGCTTTGCGCTCCATTGCCTCAGGGGTGAGGAGAACCAGCCTGCAgtttcccagctcctcctcctcctccttcgtGAGGATAGGCATGACTTTagctttcttccagtcctcaggaATCTCTCCCACAGGTGCATCCTGTCGGGTCCCATGGACTCACATACACccagtttgtttaaatgttccctAACCTGAGCATCCTCCACCGATGGCTCGTCTTCCTTGCTACACAGCCACCAAAGAGCATCTGCTGCTCACAGGAGCCTAGAAACAAGGCAGGGGgttattctctttcttttttttgtcttttcaagtTGTGTCGTGTCACACACAGTTGGATCTTTCTAAGCACATAGAGCCTAATGGTCAAAGGAAATTTTGTAGTAGTTTCACGTGCTCATGTCAAGGCGCTTTTCCAGCGTCATGCAAAGCGCTTGTAAAATAAAGACCCACTGCTTGGAAGGACTAACCTAGGATATCAGCGTCCCCTCAACTGTCACCTTAGAGCGAACATCGCTCAAGGCAGTTTCTAAGGATAAGCTATGCGCACCTCAGGTCTCAGCAACCCACCTTGGACCACCGTTTCCTCTCCTTGTCCCAGTAAACGACTGAGCTGCCCTTCACTGTCctggctgctggggcagagtCCCTTGTTGTGAGGACTATGAGAACACGCCTGGAAGCAGAGACGCTCCTGAGGGCCTTTGGCCGCTGGGCACAGGCAAAGCAGATGCTCCTCATTGTGCAGCTCCTACAGCGCTTCGCCGTATCCCTCTCCTAACTGCATTTTCCAGATATTTAATACCACATCACCTGCAGAACAACCTCGTTCTTGTTTTGTCAGCTCATCGCAAAAGCAGCTGTGAGCTACGGATCCTTCTCGTCCCTTGTGCAATTGCCTGTTCTTGGCTGTAACTACTCTTTCACCACTTTTCAATGTAGAACACCCCCAGAACACTTTGGTTTCAATCCAACAGTGCTTTTCAAGTGGCACGATGTGCCAAACTGCAAATTATCTGATGGAGGCCATCGCTGGCCCCTGGGCTGTCAGACAAGGATTGCTGTTCACACTGCAATTAcaacaaaagcagctgctgcacaTCCCTTTATTTACATGTGACTAACAATGTGCTTCTGTTCTTCTGAGTCCAGCGATGCTAGGGGTGGAAAAAGCACGCTGAGCTACTTCATGGGCAAAGCACCACAAACACCAGTGCATTCTGTATTTGCACCAAAGCAAGCAAATCTCCTACAACCTTGTTCTTCAAAGTTCAGTAAAAACCACCAGGACCGCTCAGGTCACCTCAGCCCCTGGTGAGGCTGCGTAAGCGCCATCATTACTGTGCTGTGAAAGCCAACATCTCCTGTAGAAGCGGGAACCGGTCAGACCCCCCAGGccactgctgcagccccagggaccaGAGAACAGACACCTGCCAGACCCCTATGGGGAGACAGGCCGGTCCCCGAGgggaagggcagcagcaccGGGTCGCTTCCGCAGCTGGAGCCCCTGCAGCTGACAGCTCGGAGGCACCACAGTGCTGGCACCAGCACCGGCACCAGGGCACCAGCACGGCCCAGACCCCTGAACAGCCGATCAGGGGGGTTGCCTGTGGCAAAGGGGCTCCTCTTGGGGAGGAAGCTAATTAAGCTGCAGTCAGGGTGAAGCGGCCTAGTTTCAACACCCCATAAGGCACCGTTTTGCCAACCTCAAAACGAACACAACTCGCATTTGAAaagaactttatttaaaatcagaGGTTATACATACTTCCTCCCACCACCGCCACTTACAAAATACGAGCGTCCGAGAACAAGGAATGCATGTTACCTTGTACGGCTCGGTTCCGGGGCATGCTCTTGGCCGCGCTGGTTTACACCAGTCCCAATGATCTCGTATGGAAATATGACAACTCATACAAAATATCTGCTCCTTCATGGCTAACAGGCATTTAATTAATCTctacagaaacttttttctaTTACTTCTAGCGTAACTAGATTTTAAATTTATCTTCTGCTAAGAAAcctgaaaaaaggaaatcctCCTTTAGCAACAGCGTATAACAGCAGACCGATTTCAGACTGCCTCTGTTACCACCACAGACAGCAAGAGGCCAGCGCAAAGCCTGGGCCACCAGCAACAAAATATGATCGATAGCAGCATTTTCCACTGCGATCTCAAGTTACAGCCTTCTACAGATGTaaggagggcttttttttttttttttttgcttcagcatCACTAAGAAGGAACTGTGATCATCCATAGGGAAGCAGTTAAGTACTGGATCCATCGTTAGATGAAATCGAGTTGAAAGCAGGATTTACCTTAAATAggattaaatatatatattgcaaGACATACCACACTCTGCAGATGCTGCACATAAAAGCAGAACTgtgggcaggaggggcagggTCCCTGTGCCTGCACGAAACATTCCCACACAAcatcttaaaatttaaaactatCACCACTTGTTGAAAGTTGTCCAAGAAGTATTTACAGCACAGCCGCGGCCCGCGGCCAGGAGAGGCTCAGTaagccagcagctctggcctGCGCCGCTCGGCAGTTGTGAAACTTCAGCATCGGGTTATGtcagaaacagctgctgctcGGTCATGCCGGTTTCTAATTAAGCAACACCCACTAACTCTATACAAACAAGCGTTTCGTATTTATTGGGACAAGAGGTATAGGATAAAGTTTCCCGTCGTGATAAGCGTTTGAGCGCTAACGCACTGCCACATGCTGCAGTAAGACTACTCTACGCGTACAGAGAGGACGATGAAGCTACAGGACGCCGCACGGCCCAACTGCTTCACTAAGAGCATGCTTCGGGTTGGTACTCCGGCCGCTAAAAAGATCCTGGCTCCCGactttaaataaaaccatttccAGCTATACAGAGACTCAAGCGGATCTCGAGACCGGCGTTTACAACAGATGTCAGTTATTCCGAAGTATCTACATTGCGTACAGTTTAACATATCTACAGAGAGCATGACCGTATACTTCACTGGAATAAGCAGGTCCACGATTGTAGATCAACAGTgtaattttattgctttataCACGGGGTGCTGTTCAAGGCACTGTGGCACGGGCTAGAAAACTCGGAATGACTCGTGAAGGGACCTGGAATGCGACACGGCCGATGCCGAGCACCCGCTCCTGGGCAGCCGCTGCGACGAACCGGGGCTGACGGGGCGCCGGCCGGGGGGGGACAGTTCATGGCAGCGctggggggtggcgggggggggcgcggaCGGGCCTCGCCCGGCGCCGGGCCCCTCACATGCCCATCCGGATGCTCTGGATGATCTGGAAGATGGCTGCAAGAGAGcggaggaggagcggggagtGGAGGCGAGCGCTCGCCGGGGCAgcgcccgcgggggcggcggggtcTCCTCGGGGGCCCGAGCCGCCGGcggggggccgggagggggccgggagggggccggggcccGCCCGCTCACCTGATCCGCAGACCACGAAGATGAACAGCGCCAGCAGCCAGGGCCCGACCGACGCCTTCTCCTCCGGGGCCGTCCTCTGCGGGCACAGCACCGccgtcaccccgggcccccgccccgccgcccccgccgcccccggcccccgccgccccccggccccccgcgcACCGAGGTCTTGGCGACGTTCCCGCGCTGCGTGATGTTCTTGCTGTGCTTCTCGTTGGCCATGCGGATGCGCTGCTTGGCCACCATGGTGCGACCGACCGACCGGCCggcccgggccgccgccgccgccgccgctgcgcTGCCTGGGGTCCGCGCGCCGCCCGCTGCCAGCGTCAGCACCGCGCGGCACCGCCCGCCGGAAACACGCGcgcggccggcgggcggggccCGCCTACCCGCCGCCAACCCGCgcgcccgccggcggcggcgcttCCG
Coding sequences within:
- the SERP1 gene encoding stress-associated endoplasmic reticulum protein 1, coding for MVAKQRIRMANEKHSKNITQRGNVAKTSRTAPEEKASVGPWLLALFIFVVCGSAIFQIIQSIRMGM